In Brevibacillus brevis NBRC 100599, a single genomic region encodes these proteins:
- a CDS encoding DUF779 domain-containing protein has protein sequence MSQPEKVLATDAALALIERLRAKHGDLMFHQSGGCCDGSSPMCYPLGEFLVGEQDVLLGEIGGCPFYMGKAQYEYWKHTQLIIDVVNGRGGMFSLEGSEGVRFLTRSRVFPDMEPE, from the coding sequence ATGAGCCAGCCAGAAAAAGTGCTCGCGACAGATGCTGCACTGGCACTAATTGAACGGCTTCGCGCCAAACACGGTGACCTGATGTTTCACCAGTCAGGGGGCTGCTGCGATGGCAGCTCCCCTATGTGTTACCCGCTCGGTGAATTTCTCGTGGGTGAGCAGGACGTTCTTTTAGGCGAGATCGGTGGCTGCCCGTTCTACATGGGCAAAGCTCAGTATGAGTATTGGAAGCATACGCAGCTCATCATTGACGTCGTGAATGGGCGTGGCGGAATGTTTTCGCTGGAAGGATCTGAGGGAGTACGCTTCCTCACACGTTCACGGGTATTTCCAGACATGGAACCAGAATAA
- a CDS encoding class I SAM-dependent methyltransferase, protein MALLEWTGERIIPKLLKPTNGMLLEHIARYYFAAPYVKGRVLDIACGTGYGCHMIAKDRKRELTELIGVDNDEATIFYANREYNHQKITYQQGDALDPALPEQLGLFDTILSFETIEHVADDLLFMDNLYRMLKPGGTLVLSSPFGRGRGMQTSEPFHVHQLTAEEFAELFVRYSDVDMYYQRGVTFEKTPRDGVRYFIGMAVCTK, encoded by the coding sequence ATGGCTTTGCTGGAATGGACAGGGGAGAGAATCATCCCCAAGCTGTTAAAACCTACGAATGGCATGCTGCTGGAGCATATAGCCAGATATTATTTTGCCGCACCTTATGTAAAAGGTCGAGTACTGGATATCGCTTGCGGTACCGGCTACGGATGTCATATGATCGCAAAGGATCGAAAACGAGAGCTGACAGAACTGATCGGTGTCGACAACGATGAGGCGACGATCTTTTATGCCAATCGGGAATACAACCATCAAAAGATTACGTATCAGCAGGGTGACGCGCTTGATCCAGCGCTTCCGGAGCAATTGGGGTTGTTTGATACGATTTTGAGCTTTGAGACCATTGAGCATGTCGCAGACGATTTGCTGTTTATGGATAACTTGTATCGGATGCTGAAACCAGGTGGTACGCTCGTGCTGTCCAGTCCATTTGGCAGAGGGCGGGGTATGCAGACGAGTGAGCCCTTCCATGTTCATCAGCTGACGGCGGAAGAGTTCGCGGAGCTGTTTGTACGCTATTCTGACGTGGATATGTACTATCAGAGAGGCGTTACCTTTGAAAAAACACCTCGCGATGGCGTACGGTACTTTATCGGCATGGCAGTATGTACGAAATAA
- a CDS encoding response regulator transcription factor, producing MTKYQVLVVDDEEEIRDAIEIYLKNESMTVFKASNGQEALDVLEREDIQLILMDIMMPKMDGMTATFQIRQKKNIPIIMLSAKSEDTDKILGLNIGADDYVTKPFNPLELIARVKSQLRRFTNLGSAQITEDEIQVRGLTLNKSTKNVAIDGNEVRLTATEYKILELLMENKGRVFSIEEIYERVWREPYMNAENTVAVHVRRIREKIEINPKEPKYLKVVWGIGYKIEK from the coding sequence ATGACCAAATATCAAGTCCTCGTAGTCGACGACGAGGAAGAAATCCGCGACGCAATCGAAATCTATCTCAAAAATGAATCCATGACCGTATTCAAGGCTAGTAATGGACAGGAAGCGCTGGACGTACTGGAACGCGAAGATATCCAGCTCATCCTGATGGACATCATGATGCCAAAAATGGACGGAATGACCGCCACCTTTCAAATTCGCCAGAAAAAAAACATCCCGATCATCATGCTGTCTGCCAAGTCAGAGGATACCGATAAAATTCTCGGGCTAAACATCGGTGCCGATGACTATGTGACGAAGCCTTTTAATCCCTTGGAGCTCATCGCCAGGGTCAAATCTCAGTTAAGACGTTTTACCAATCTGGGAAGCGCTCAAATAACAGAGGATGAGATTCAGGTGCGCGGCTTGACCTTGAACAAGAGTACAAAAAATGTAGCAATTGACGGCAACGAGGTCAGGCTGACGGCTACCGAATACAAGATCCTGGAGCTGTTGATGGAAAACAAGGGCCGCGTTTTTTCTATAGAGGAAATTTATGAACGGGTCTGGAGAGAGCCTTATATGAACGCGGAAAACACGGTGGCTGTCCACGTGAGACGCATTCGGGAAAAAATAGAGATCAACCCGAAGGAACCTAAATATTTGAAGGTGGTATGGGGAATTGGATACAAAATCGAAAAATAA
- a CDS encoding DEAD/DEAH box helicase — protein MEMAKLADFLRLGIHKELIDALQANGITEPTPIQEKAIPVVLEGKDVIAQAQTGTGKTLAFVLPILENADPQATHVQALILTPTRELALQITAEVKKLTEKLEDIQVLAVYGGQDVNQQLRKLKGKIHVVIATPGRLLDHLRRGTIDLSQVSMFVLDEADQMLHMGFLPEVEDIMANTPFEKQTLLFSATMSEQVQALAKRFMQKPENIKVQGKRITLDDIRQIAVETTDRAKQATLCSLLDEQRPFLAVIFCRTKRRASKLNAELQGLDYMSDELHGDLSQAKREDVMKRFREARIQYLVATDVAARGLDVEGVTHVFNYDIPEDVDSYIHRIGRTGRAKEKGTAFTLVTAKDWGQLREIEQGINLSLERREMDRGEPGDQKKQKPERERAEKADRQGDKQGRGKGKSAEGREQGSRGRRDGDGRRQAKGGGSERNSGKRERVEGRFEGKAKGRDHTAGGFERKPKDGSRATTGGFEYKPKNGNRATIGGFDRKPKDGNRAAGGFDRKPKDGNRAAGGTGHKPKEGNRAASGFDRKSSGSSKKPVSAQRSSARPNAKPGKRTSSAPANRTSRKKSR, from the coding sequence ATGGAGATGGCGAAACTGGCTGATTTTTTGAGATTGGGAATACATAAGGAACTGATAGATGCTCTGCAAGCAAACGGGATTACCGAGCCTACACCGATTCAGGAAAAAGCAATTCCTGTTGTGCTGGAAGGAAAAGATGTAATCGCGCAAGCACAGACGGGAACCGGGAAGACACTCGCATTTGTCCTGCCGATCTTGGAAAACGCGGATCCACAAGCGACGCATGTTCAGGCGTTGATTCTTACTCCTACGCGGGAGCTTGCCTTGCAAATTACGGCAGAGGTAAAGAAGCTGACGGAAAAGCTGGAAGACATTCAAGTACTCGCAGTTTATGGGGGACAAGATGTCAATCAGCAACTGAGAAAGCTGAAAGGAAAAATACATGTGGTCATCGCGACACCGGGTCGTTTGCTGGATCATCTGCGAAGAGGGACGATCGATTTATCGCAGGTTTCGATGTTTGTCCTAGATGAGGCGGACCAAATGCTTCATATGGGTTTTTTGCCTGAGGTAGAAGATATTATGGCAAACACGCCTTTTGAAAAACAAACCTTGCTGTTTTCGGCCACCATGTCAGAGCAGGTGCAAGCACTTGCGAAGCGCTTTATGCAAAAGCCGGAAAACATCAAAGTGCAGGGCAAGCGAATTACGTTAGATGATATTCGCCAAATTGCAGTGGAGACCACGGATCGTGCGAAGCAAGCTACGCTGTGCAGTCTGCTGGATGAACAACGGCCGTTTCTGGCCGTGATCTTTTGCCGAACAAAGCGCAGAGCCAGTAAGTTAAATGCGGAGCTGCAAGGTCTCGATTATATGTCTGACGAGCTACACGGCGATTTGTCACAGGCGAAGCGCGAGGATGTTATGAAGCGATTCCGCGAGGCTAGGATTCAGTACTTGGTCGCAACGGATGTGGCAGCGCGTGGGCTTGATGTCGAGGGAGTCACGCACGTTTTCAATTATGATATCCCGGAAGATGTGGACAGCTATATACACCGGATTGGCAGAACGGGGCGAGCCAAGGAAAAAGGGACCGCTTTTACCTTGGTAACGGCGAAGGATTGGGGACAGCTAAGAGAGATTGAACAAGGGATCAATCTGTCTCTGGAGCGGCGTGAAATGGATCGCGGGGAACCGGGCGATCAGAAAAAGCAAAAGCCTGAGAGGGAGCGAGCCGAGAAAGCAGATCGGCAAGGGGATAAGCAGGGAAGAGGGAAAGGAAAGTCAGCTGAGGGAAGGGAGCAAGGTTCTAGGGGGCGTCGTGATGGAGATGGACGACGCCAAGCAAAAGGTGGAGGTTCTGAGCGTAATTCAGGGAAACGTGAACGTGTAGAGGGTCGCTTTGAGGGCAAGGCAAAGGGCAGAGACCATACAGCAGGCGGGTTCGAGCGCAAGCCAAAGGACGGAAGCCGAGCAACAACAGGTGGCTTTGAGTACAAACCAAAGAACGGTAACCGAGCAACAATAGGTGGCTTTGATCGCAAGCCAAAGGATGGTAACCGAGCAGCAGGTGGCTTCGATCGCAAGCCAAAGGATGGTAACCGAGCAGCAGGCGGTACTGGACATAAGCCGAAGGAAGGAAACCGTGCAGCAAGCGGTTTTGATCGCAAGTCTAGCGGCTCTAGCAAGAAGCCAGTATCTGCACAACGCAGTTCCGCCCGTCCGAATGCAAAACCAGGCAAAAGGACAAGCTCTGCTCCTGCAAATCGTACCTCTCGCAAAAAATCGAGATAG